A window of the Comamonas sp. Y33R10-2 genome harbors these coding sequences:
- a CDS encoding MFS transporter translates to MTETTEAQKQKRRAMIASYLGTTLEYYDFLLYGVAAALIFPKIFFVAMDPFTATLSSFATFAVGYFARPLGAVVFGHYGDKLGRKNVLVVTLVMMGLASTLIGALPTYAQAGVIAPILLVVLRLVQGVAMGGEWGGATLMSMEHAKPKGRGFAVSLVSAGGPTGAVLGTLVMTPFSLLPSEDFLSWGWRVPFLLSALLMVVGLLIRVKVTETPEYEAARKAQAAKKGPKSIPIVTVLKYNKRQIVSGVLGGLAPLSFSTFAAAFLLNYAVQMGHSRTDALIAMTIANFFNIFTLPFFGALSDKVGRRPLMLTGATAGVVLIWPIFLLVQQVSFGLLLLAMVLAMPVIQALMGGVFNTWISEKFAADVRYSGIALTFQIASTLGAGLSPLIAATLLAASGGKNPEWVAMYFGAICVISGITYWIGSEKFDQELDTFTVANEEEVEPKRDMAFQK, encoded by the coding sequence ATGACCGAGACCACTGAAGCGCAAAAGCAAAAGCGACGAGCAATGATCGCCAGTTACTTGGGAACAACGCTCGAGTATTACGATTTTCTGTTGTACGGCGTTGCTGCTGCACTGATCTTTCCAAAGATCTTCTTTGTTGCGATGGATCCGTTTACGGCCACGCTGTCTTCCTTCGCTACATTCGCGGTGGGCTACTTTGCTCGCCCATTAGGGGCGGTCGTGTTTGGTCATTACGGTGACAAACTAGGGCGCAAAAATGTGCTCGTGGTGACGTTGGTGATGATGGGCTTGGCCAGCACCTTGATTGGTGCGCTGCCTACGTACGCTCAGGCCGGTGTGATTGCTCCAATCCTGTTGGTGGTTCTGCGCTTGGTGCAGGGCGTGGCCATGGGTGGCGAGTGGGGGGGCGCAACCCTAATGTCGATGGAGCATGCCAAGCCTAAAGGGCGCGGCTTTGCCGTCAGTCTGGTGAGTGCTGGTGGTCCTACAGGTGCTGTGCTGGGGACATTGGTCATGACACCGTTCTCATTGCTGCCTAGTGAAGACTTTTTGAGCTGGGGCTGGAGAGTGCCATTCTTGCTGAGCGCACTGCTGATGGTTGTGGGCTTGTTGATCCGCGTGAAAGTGACGGAAACTCCAGAGTACGAAGCCGCTCGCAAGGCTCAGGCTGCCAAGAAGGGACCTAAGTCGATCCCCATCGTGACGGTTCTCAAATACAACAAGCGCCAGATTGTGTCTGGTGTTCTGGGTGGTTTGGCACCTCTGTCGTTCTCGACATTTGCTGCAGCTTTCCTGTTGAACTATGCGGTGCAGATGGGACACAGCCGTACGGACGCACTGATTGCGATGACGATCGCTAATTTCTTCAACATCTTCACGCTGCCATTCTTTGGTGCACTGTCTGACAAAGTGGGTCGCCGACCTTTGATGCTGACAGGTGCTACTGCTGGTGTGGTGCTGATCTGGCCCATCTTCTTGTTGGTGCAACAGGTGAGCTTTGGTTTGCTGCTGCTTGCAATGGTGTTGGCAATGCCCGTGATTCAGGCATTGATGGGCGGAGTGTTCAACACCTGGATCAGCGAGAAGTTTGCTGCTGATGTGCGCTACAGCGGCATTGCTTTGACTTTCCAAATTGCTTCAACATTGGGCGCAGGCTTGTCACCGCTCATCGCTGCGACTTTGCTGGCCGCTTCTGGCGGTAAAAATCCTGAATGGGTTGCCATGTATTTTGGTGCGATTTGCGTCATCAGCGGTATTACCTACTGGATCGGTAGTGAGAAGTTTGACCAAGAACTAGATACCTTTACGGTTGCTAATGAAGAAGAGGTCGAGCCAAAGCGAGATATGGCTTTCCAAAAGTAA
- a CDS encoding DctP family TRAP transporter solute-binding subunit, which translates to MNRALLKSAETRLRDAALHLLDRCRHSFRARRLTGRYLLVALVPFHVAGVAQAQSTSQLRVADYRAYLPETHSVRQALNSLSMLVNERSSTALQVKVLSGTVPGNPSQQINALQAGEAQTPEIMLVAATGLAELDDSFSLFDLPYALRNSAEVDALIDGSKGEALFKRLEAHGLVGLAWMENGFRVLTTSDQDLVSLQDFHGLKLRSLPVATSVETFKAWGAMPVAIPVSQVREALLSKKIVAQESFITSVQQNKLYEVQNKLWLTNHSYGAQVLVINAKAWSALSTLQQDVLNKAAQQVASQQRIAARKEDAQVLETLKSQGMQIHMVSHELVQKLSDATKNMRENALTDTGLKPRATGCLKGGLCSSALPILALTTVSYSLQ; encoded by the coding sequence ATGAACAGAGCACTTTTGAAAAGTGCCGAAACACGATTGAGAGATGCTGCATTGCATCTGCTTGATCGCTGTCGGCATAGCTTTCGAGCAAGGCGGTTGACAGGCCGCTACTTGTTGGTGGCGCTAGTTCCTTTTCATGTGGCGGGAGTTGCTCAGGCACAGAGCACTTCTCAGCTGCGTGTGGCAGATTACCGAGCCTATTTACCTGAGACGCATTCTGTTCGTCAGGCCTTGAACAGCTTGTCCATGCTGGTTAATGAGCGCAGTAGTACTGCGTTGCAGGTGAAAGTTCTTTCAGGCACTGTGCCTGGTAATCCCTCGCAACAGATCAATGCTTTGCAAGCAGGCGAGGCACAAACACCAGAAATCATGCTGGTCGCCGCGACAGGGTTGGCTGAGCTCGATGACAGCTTTTCTTTGTTCGACCTGCCTTACGCGCTCAGAAATAGCGCTGAGGTTGATGCTCTGATAGATGGGAGCAAAGGTGAGGCTTTGTTCAAGCGCTTGGAGGCTCACGGTTTAGTGGGACTTGCGTGGATGGAAAACGGCTTTCGCGTGCTCACCACCTCTGATCAAGATCTGGTTTCACTGCAGGATTTTCATGGGCTGAAACTGCGCTCATTGCCGGTCGCTACCTCTGTAGAAACTTTTAAAGCTTGGGGCGCTATGCCTGTTGCAATTCCTGTGAGTCAAGTGCGCGAAGCACTGCTGTCTAAAAAGATTGTTGCGCAGGAAAGCTTCATCACTTCAGTGCAGCAAAACAAGCTGTATGAAGTCCAGAACAAGCTCTGGCTGACTAATCACTCTTACGGAGCACAGGTTTTGGTAATCAATGCCAAGGCTTGGAGTGCTCTGAGCACATTGCAACAAGACGTCTTGAATAAGGCTGCGCAGCAAGTGGCTTCGCAGCAGCGTATTGCTGCGCGCAAGGAAGATGCCCAAGTCTTGGAAACCCTGAAGTCGCAGGGAATGCAGATTCACATGGTGTCCCATGAACTGGTGCAAAAGCTGAGCGACGCCACAAAAAATATGCGTGAAAACGCATTGACCGACACGGGCTTAAAACCCCGTGCTACTGGTTGCCTCAAAGGCGGCCTATGCAGTAGTGCCTTGCCAATACTTGCTTTGACGACTGTTAGCTATTCGCTTCAGTGA